Proteins encoded in a region of the Carassius auratus strain Wakin chromosome 21, ASM336829v1, whole genome shotgun sequence genome:
- the LOC113039019 gene encoding dolichol kinase-like, translated as MQLDPVLVESAVVFSMVICVHCAVWSQLSWCCIALAIQAFYVQHKWDRLIRTGAAVFQFRPSANSGVLPASMVLPLLGLALRGHCIAVGNVHMERFTMVVTVIGMMLALFLSLIALGITRPVPTNTCVIAGIASSAILYTVKQTLTVSEVIEVLEVLLIFVYLSLILLYLLPRCFTPGEALLILGGISFIINQLIKRSLSSSGNTNADPLTYFLPVVVLGLVLLGIFFALLFVFMESETWSASLFFHTMTGVLGLGLLVPWLSLLTKHHPITWLMHFITETNTRLWLIGYWVALSLLAVAVVMHQNSHRSAGSKKHQASTTVRKYFHLLTVLTFAPGLALDRALLHLAAVGCLSVFMFLEFVRCFRIRPLGAPVRRLLTLFLDERDSGPLILTHIYLLLGVALPVWLTPASCIPKGGGLLPYAGVLAVGVGDTVASVFGSTVGEIRWPGTKKTFEGTATSVFAQIIAVVVFLIADSSINLNASYSWVVGSITMVAMLEAYTSQIDNLLLPLYLYILLMI; from the coding sequence CTGTGCCGTGTGGAGCCAGCTCTCCTGGTGCTGCATCGCTCTGGCCATCCAGGCTTTTTACGTGCAGCACAAATGGGATCGGCTCATTCGGACCGGCGCCGCTGTCTTCCAGTTCCGGCCTTCGGCTAACAGCGGCGTGCTTCCGGCCAGCATGGTGCTGCCTCTGCTGGGCCTGGCTTTGAGGGGGCACTGCATCGCCGTGGGGAATGTTCACATGGAGCGATTCACAATGGTCGTAACAGTGATCGGTATGATGTTGGCGCTATTCCTATCACTCATCGCCCTGGGAATCACGCGGCCGGTGCCCACAAACACCTGCGTTATAGCCGGCATCGCCAGCAGTGCCATTCTGTACACAGTCAAGCAAACTCTAACAGTCTCTGAGGTGATCGAAGTCTTGGAGGTGCTGCTCATTTTTGTATACCTAAGCTTGATCCTCTTGTATCTCCTCCCACGCTGCTTCACTCCAGGAGAGGCGCTCCTCATCCTCGGCGGGATCAGTTTCATCATCAACCAGCTCATCAAACGCTCTCTGTCCTCCTCTGGAAACACAAACGCCGACCCACTCACGTATTTCCTCCCAGTCGTCGTGTTAGGGTTAGTGCTGCTGGGAATCTTCTTCGCCCTGCTTTTCGTATTCATGGAATCGGAAACCTGGTCGGCGTCGCTCTTCTTCCACACCATGACGGGCGTTTTGGGATTGGGGCTATTGGTTCCTTGGCTCTCCCTGCTCACGAAGCATCACCCCATCACCTGGTTGATGCATTTCATCACCGAAACCAACACTCGTCTTTGGCTGATCGGATACTGGGTGGCTTTGTCGCTTCTAGCGGTTGCCGTTGTGATGCATCAAAACAGTCATCGCTCGGCCGGAAGCAAGAAGCATCAAGCTTCGACGACCGTGCGGAAGTATTTCCACCTCCTCACCGTACTAACCTTTGCTCCTGGACTCGCACTAGATCGTGCTTTACTACATCTAGCCGCGGTCGGATGCCTCTCAGTGTTCATGTTCCTTGAATTCGTCCGCTGTTTCCGCATCCGACCTCTAGGGGCGCCTGTGCGCCGCCTTCTTACTTTATTCCTGGATGAGAGAGACTCAGGACCGCTTATTCTCACCCACATCTACCTTCTCCTTGGCGTCGCCCTTCCAGTCTGGCTCACGCCCGCGTCCTGCATCCCTAAAGGAGGAGGCCTGCTGCCGTACGCTGGTGTGTTGGCTGTTGGAGTCGGCGACACGGTTGcgtctgttttcggcagcacggTGGGTGAGATCCGCTGGCCCGGCACAAAGAAGACCTTCGAGGGCACAGCAACCTCCGTATTCGCTCAGATCATCGCCGTGGTGGTTTTCCTCATCGCCGACAGCAGTATTAACCTGAACGCCAGCTACTCGTGGGTCGTGGGTTCGATCACAATGGTGGCCATGTTGGAGGCGTATACGTCGCAGATAGACAACCTGCTACTCCCTTTATACCTTTACATCCTCCTGATGATTTGA